CGGCGGCCAGGCGCCCGCCGTCCCACGCCCCGAGGGTCGCGTTCGCCAGGTCGAGGTGGGGGTCCTGCAGCTCGCGGGCGAGGTCGTCGGCGTCGTAGTGCTCGCCGGTCCGGTCGACCTGCTCTGCCTCGGCGACCGCGTCGGCCCAGCCGGCGGCGTCGCTGACCCGTAGCGGTTCCCATCGCATCGCGCGAGCGTATGTACGCGCCGCGACCGGCCGCGAGCGAATTACGCGCCACCACGGCATTGCGGCCCGGTGGCCGGCGGGACATTGATCCTCGGACTGCCGATGAGCCGAGCGCTCCTGCTGGCGGGCCCCGCGGGCGTGCCGGCAGCCCAGCCGGCCGACCGGACCGTAGGGCACCGGGCACCGCACCCGCGTCACGAGAGGCCCTGGCGCTCAGGTGGCGTCGAGCCACGCGAGCACCGCCAGGACCCGGCGGTTGTCGTCGAGGGCCGGCGGCAGGTCGAGCTTCGTCAGGATGTTGTTGATGTGCTTGTCGACGGCCTTCTCGGTGACGTGCAGCCGGGTGGCGATGGCCGCGTTCGAGCGGCCCTGGGCCATGAGCGAGAGCACTTCCCGCTCGCGGCCGGTGAGGCGGTCGAGCGGCCGGGCGCTGAGCAGCCCGGCCACCACCTCCGGATCGAGCACGGTGCCGCCCGCGGCGACCTGGCGCACGGCCGCCACGAAGCCGTCGACGTCGACGACCCGGTCCTTGAGCAGGTAACCCACCGATCCGGTGCCCCCGGCCAGCAGCTCG
The Catellatospora sp. IY07-71 DNA segment above includes these coding regions:
- a CDS encoding response regulator transcription factor, whose protein sequence is MRALVAEDQMLLRVGLTRILEACGITVVAAVADADALAAALTRDDLDVAIVDVRLPPTLTTEGLEAVVRARSARPGLPVLVLSQFVEPLYARELLAGGTGSVGYLLKDRVVDVDGFVAAVRQVAAGGTVLDPEVVAGLLSARPLDRLTGREREVLSLMAQGRSNAAIATRLHVTEKAVDKHINNILTKLDLPPALDDNRRVLAVLAWLDAT